The Deltaproteobacteria bacterium genome includes a region encoding these proteins:
- a CDS encoding DUF1343 domain-containing protein, which produces MKFGIDRFLEEPALRKRLAGRRVALLAHPASVTRDLVHSLDALVAIPEVKLTAAFGPQHGLRGDKQDNMIESPDYVDPVHGIPVFSLYGEVRRPTTAMMDCFDVLLVDLQDVGCRIYTFITTLRYVLEAAAQHKKTVWVLDRPNPVGRPVEGLLLRSGWESFVGAGPLPMRHGLTLGELGTWFAKTLQLDVDYQVIAMEGWQPDTGPGYGWPLCERSWVNPSPNAANLSMARCYAGTVMLEGTTLSEGRGTTRPLELFGAPDIEPRKLLAKMESLAPEWLRGCSLRECWFEPTFHKHAGKLCAGVQIHVDDLGYDHQAFKPWRLMALALKALKLLRPDYELWRDFPYEYERERLAIDLINGSELLRRWVNDGGASPADLEKIATKDEHQWLEERRALLSYS; this is translated from the coding sequence ATGAAATTTGGCATCGATCGATTTCTCGAGGAACCGGCACTGCGCAAGCGGCTTGCCGGCAGGCGCGTTGCGTTGCTTGCCCATCCGGCATCGGTGACGCGCGATCTGGTGCATTCACTCGATGCGCTGGTGGCCATTCCCGAGGTCAAATTGACTGCTGCCTTTGGCCCGCAGCATGGCCTGCGCGGCGACAAGCAGGACAACATGATCGAGTCGCCGGACTATGTCGATCCGGTGCACGGCATTCCCGTGTTCAGTTTGTACGGCGAAGTGCGCCGGCCGACGACGGCGATGATGGATTGTTTCGATGTTTTACTCGTCGATCTCCAGGATGTGGGCTGCCGCATCTACACCTTCATTACCACGTTACGATACGTGCTTGAGGCGGCGGCGCAGCACAAGAAAACGGTGTGGGTGCTCGATCGGCCGAATCCGGTGGGCCGGCCAGTGGAAGGCTTATTGCTCCGCTCGGGTTGGGAGAGTTTTGTCGGTGCCGGACCGCTACCGATGCGGCATGGTTTGACGTTAGGGGAACTGGGCACTTGGTTCGCGAAGACGTTGCAGCTCGACGTTGATTACCAGGTCATCGCAATGGAAGGGTGGCAACCCGACACCGGCCCGGGCTATGGCTGGCCGTTGTGTGAGCGTAGCTGGGTCAACCCGAGCCCGAACGCGGCCAATCTGTCGATGGCGCGCTGCTACGCCGGCACAGTGATGCTCGAAGGCACGACGCTGTCGGAGGGGCGTGGCACGACGCGGCCGCTTGAACTGTTTGGTGCGCCGGACATCGAACCGAGGAAATTGCTCGCCAAGATGGAATCCCTCGCGCCAGAGTGGCTGCGCGGCTGCAGCCTGCGCGAATGCTGGTTTGAGCCGACGTTTCATAAACATGCAGGGAAGCTCTGTGCTGGTGTGCAAATCCACGTCGACGATCTGGGCTACGATCATCAAGCGTTCAAGCCTTGGCGCTTGATGGCGCTGGCACTCAAAGCGCTGAAGCTATTGCGACCGGACTATGAGCTATGGCGCGACTTTCCCTACGAATACGAACGCGAACGGTTAGCGATCGATTTGATCAACGGTAGCGAGTTGTTGCGGCGGTGGGTGAATGATGGTGGAGCTTCGCCAGCGGATCTAGAGAAAATCGCCACGAAAGATGAACATCAGTGGCTCGAAGAAAGACGTGCATTGCTCTCCTATTCTTGA
- a CDS encoding class II aldolase/adducin family protein: MTTVYRGPYFNSPELKEIKAKVVNACLILDREGITDGFGHVSMRIPGHDAFITIAQVSPGCASLDKLVLLDFDGNFLGGAQPAPYEWPIHACILKARPDVNSVCHTHSKWSALFSVLKRSLRPAHMYGRFLPVSGAPIYPHAGLVTSVDRGQALAQSLQDGASTLLRAHGDAVVGASVEQAVLRTVQLAFLGELAHMAAVHGGPDYLTEGELATFAGDRSFPARPWEYFLSRLGDRRV, from the coding sequence ATGACTACCGTTTACCGAGGTCCTTATTTCAACTCCCCCGAGCTCAAAGAAATCAAAGCTAAAGTCGTCAATGCTTGCCTCATCCTCGATCGTGAAGGAATCACCGATGGCTTCGGTCATGTCAGCATGCGGATACCCGGGCACGATGCCTTCATCACCATCGCTCAGGTGAGCCCGGGCTGCGCCTCGCTCGACAAGCTCGTGTTGTTGGATTTCGATGGCAACTTTCTCGGCGGTGCGCAACCGGCGCCCTACGAATGGCCGATTCATGCCTGTATTCTAAAGGCGCGTCCCGATGTGAACAGTGTTTGCCACACCCACTCTAAATGGAGCGCGCTGTTCAGCGTGCTCAAAAGAAGCCTGCGGCCGGCGCACATGTACGGCCGGTTTCTTCCGGTAAGTGGCGCGCCGATTTATCCGCACGCTGGTTTGGTCACCTCAGTCGACCGCGGCCAAGCACTGGCGCAGTCTCTGCAAGACGGCGCGTCGACGTTGCTGCGCGCCCACGGCGACGCAGTGGTCGGCGCCAGCGTCGAGCAGGCGGTGCTGCGCACTGTGCAGCTGGCCTTTTTGGGTGAGCTTGCCCATATGGCAGCGGTGCACGGCGGGCCGGATTATTTGACCGAAGGCGAGCTTGCGACTTTCGCCGGCGACCGATCCTTTCCGGCGCGCCCCTGGGAATATTTTTTGAGCCGGCTGGGCGATCGTCGCGTTTGA
- a CDS encoding DOMON-like domain-containing protein, with product MANRRITLRLHPFARPSVGVEGVHAGIARKQNQLIFRYRLDGNLALLRLPKLAAPVHADGLWQHTCFEAFVGVRGSAAYYEFNFSPSRQWAVYEFRSYRDGVPLRASDWAPELSVRYAGNCLELEAVVPLEPLAWITAGARLHVGLTAVIEGGDGELSYWALKHPADKPDFHHPESFLLQLALGNESA from the coding sequence ATGGCTAACCGGCGAATCACTTTGCGGCTCCATCCGTTTGCGCGGCCAAGTGTCGGGGTGGAGGGGGTCCACGCAGGCATCGCCCGCAAACAAAACCAATTGATATTTCGCTATCGGCTCGATGGTAACCTGGCGCTGTTGCGACTGCCGAAACTCGCCGCACCAGTTCACGCCGATGGTCTTTGGCAACATACTTGTTTCGAGGCATTTGTGGGCGTCAGGGGCAGCGCGGCTTACTATGAATTTAACTTCTCGCCATCGCGGCAGTGGGCTGTTTACGAGTTTCGCAGTTATCGCGACGGCGTCCCGCTGCGCGCGTCCGACTGGGCGCCGGAACTCTCAGTGCGCTATGCTGGCAACTGCTTGGAGCTTGAAGCCGTTGTTCCGCTCGAGCCGCTAGCGTGGATAACAGCGGGCGCGCGGCTACACGTTGGCTTAACTGCAGTGATCGAAGGCGGCGATGGGGAGCTCTCCTATTGGGCGCTCAAGCACCCCGCTGATAAGCCAGATTTTCATCACCCGGAGTCTTTTTTGTTGCAGCTCGCACTTGGCAATGAGAGCGCTTAG
- a CDS encoding class II aldolase/adducin family protein translates to MAASRKNVPTLDSSELKELTDKLITSCHILDNEGVTDGYGHVCARVPNYDAFITIANISPGSVTRSRLIMQDFAGNHLDGATTPPNEWPIHACILKARPEIVSVAHTHSKWSTIFSVLPIKLKPLHHYGKFLSADGPPVYEGVGLVRTIERGNDLAKALGNGPAVLMRAHGDAVVGESIEQMIERTTRLAMLGEWNHLALLHGQPKYLSAEELEVYNADQRFPLRGWEYFVDRLRKNGLE, encoded by the coding sequence ATGGCAGCCAGTCGCAAAAATGTGCCAACACTCGATTCTTCAGAGCTAAAAGAATTAACCGACAAGCTCATCACCTCTTGCCATATTCTCGACAACGAAGGCGTTACCGATGGCTATGGTCACGTCTGCGCGCGCGTGCCCAACTACGACGCGTTCATTACCATCGCTAATATCAGCCCGGGCTCAGTCACGCGCTCTCGGCTGATCATGCAGGACTTTGCCGGCAACCATCTCGACGGCGCAACCACGCCGCCCAACGAATGGCCGATTCATGCGTGCATTCTCAAAGCGCGGCCGGAGATCGTCAGCGTCGCCCACACCCATTCGAAATGGAGCACGATCTTTAGTGTGCTGCCGATCAAGCTGAAACCGCTGCACCATTACGGTAAATTTCTTTCCGCCGACGGGCCGCCGGTCTATGAAGGGGTGGGGCTCGTGCGCACCATCGAGCGCGGCAATGATCTAGCCAAAGCATTAGGCAACGGACCGGCGGTCCTCATGCGTGCGCACGGCGACGCGGTGGTCGGCGAAAGCATCGAGCAGATGATCGAGCGCACCACCAGATTGGCCATGCTCGGCGAATGGAATCACCTGGCGCTGCTGCACGGCCAACCGAAATATCTGAGCGCGGAAGAACTAGAAGTTTACAACGCCGACCAGCGTTTCCCGCTGCGCGGCTGGGAATATTTTGTCGATAGACTGAGAAAAAACGGCTTGGAGTAG